The genome window GCGGTATTTCGGAAAGTACCACGGAGGCTGTATTGACCGATGTGGTTGATATGCTGACAGACATGCTCTCCATGGGGTACAACGTGAATCTGGAAGGTTTCGGCACCTTCTCCCTCTCCCTCGCTTTCGAGGATGAGAAGCCTAGGGAAATTCTGAATCCAGATGATAAGATGACGTATCGCAAGGTGGGCGTGAAGGACATCAACTTCAAGGCGTCTCCTGAGTTTATCAAGGATGTGAAGCGTGAAACCGACCGTGACCTGGAGCGTGATATGGGTGGTGTAAAGGTTATCCGTAAGCAGCTCTATTCCAGGGAAGAGCGCATCGCCCGAGCCCTGGAGGTGATAGAGAAGAACGGAGTCCTCACCCTAGGCGATTATGCCTCCATCAACA of Segatella copri contains these proteins:
- a CDS encoding HU family DNA-binding protein, with translation MAKYKLQEMGDMRYDGKRRVYPKMVTNRTLSRKEFVKMMQNYHRGISESTTEAVLTDVVDMLTDMLSMGYNVNLEGFGTFSLSLAFEDEKPREILNPDDKMTYRKVGVKDINFKASPEFIKDVKRETDRDLERDMGGVKVIRKQLYSREERIARALEVIEKNGVLTLGDYASINNLSRTAASMELKELTCDKSSPIDSLGRGSHKVWVKRKE